The Mesorhizobium loti genome includes a region encoding these proteins:
- the soxG gene encoding sarcosine oxidase subunit gamma family protein produces the protein MVERQSPLEPEFHIGSHGNFEHGVEIILTETRPGSIVQLAAWPGEEKKLISAIRTVAGLALPDGAGGGLSDGVKSVFGFAPGKFTVADEAEGLATAFAKVVTPAIGTVTDLSHGRTAIRIAGPKAEWVLAKFFAIDFSLPAFPVGAGRSTTHHDVFAQIQRTGADQFDIYVFRSFARSFWKTLCHASEEVGYEVQ, from the coding sequence ATGGTTGAGCGCCAATCACCGCTTGAACCGGAATTTCACATCGGCTCGCACGGCAATTTCGAGCATGGCGTCGAGATCATCCTGACCGAGACACGGCCGGGCTCGATCGTGCAGCTCGCCGCCTGGCCGGGCGAAGAGAAGAAGCTGATATCAGCCATCCGCACCGTCGCCGGGCTTGCTCTGCCCGATGGCGCCGGCGGTGGCCTGAGCGACGGCGTGAAGTCGGTGTTCGGCTTCGCGCCAGGAAAATTCACCGTCGCCGACGAGGCCGAAGGTCTGGCCACGGCCTTTGCCAAGGTGGTGACCCCGGCCATCGGCACGGTCACCGACCTGTCGCATGGCCGCACCGCCATCCGCATTGCCGGGCCGAAGGCCGAATGGGTGCTGGCGAAATTCTTCGCCATCGACTTTTCGCTGCCGGCCTTTCCCGTCGGGGCTGGCCGCTCGACCACCCATCACGACGTCTTCGCCCAGATCCAGCGCACCGGCGCCGACCAATTCGACATCTATGTCTTCCGCTCGTTCGCGCGCTCGTTCTGGAAGACGCTCTGCCACGCCAGCGAGGAAGTCGGCTACGAGGTGCAATAG
- a CDS encoding nitroreductase encodes MLKNNTRIAGDAEIVDEAILSRRSVRAFLPDMIDDDTIRAILAVAARAPSGTNMQPWKVYVTKGETKQRISDAILNSGIRAEKADWDEYRYYPTQFFEPYLTRRRANGFGLYGALGIGRREVDKMRAQHDRNFVFFDAPIGMIFTIDRRLNQGSWIDYGMFLQNIMVAARGRGLHTCPQAAFAPYHRQIRPVLDIPDEEIVVCGMALGHEDTSKPENTFRTDRVPLEEWVTFSE; translated from the coding sequence ATGCTGAAAAACAACACCCGAATTGCGGGCGATGCCGAGATTGTCGACGAGGCGATCCTGTCGCGCCGCTCGGTGCGCGCATTTCTACCCGACATGATCGACGACGATACGATCCGCGCCATTCTGGCGGTCGCGGCGCGCGCTCCATCGGGAACTAACATGCAGCCGTGGAAGGTCTACGTCACCAAGGGCGAGACCAAGCAGCGGATATCAGACGCCATTCTCAATTCCGGCATTCGCGCCGAAAAAGCCGACTGGGACGAGTATCGCTACTATCCCACGCAGTTCTTCGAGCCTTATCTGACCCGCCGCCGCGCCAACGGCTTCGGCCTTTATGGCGCGCTCGGCATCGGTCGCCGCGAGGTCGACAAGATGCGCGCCCAGCACGACCGCAACTTCGTCTTCTTCGACGCGCCGATCGGCATGATCTTCACCATCGACCGCCGGCTCAACCAGGGCTCATGGATCGACTACGGCATGTTCCTGCAGAACATCATGGTCGCAGCTAGAGGCAGGGGTCTGCACACCTGTCCGCAAGCGGCCTTCGCGCCTTATCACCGGCAGATCAGGCCGGTGCTCGACATTCCCGACGAAGAGATCGTCGTCTGCGGTATGGCGCTTGGCCATGAAGACACGTCAAAACCGGAAAACACCTTCCGCACCGACCGCGTGCCACTGGAAGAGTGGGTGACGTTCAGCGAATAG
- a CDS encoding LysR family transcriptional regulator codes for MNSLAGIDLNLLVVLEALLAERHVSRAAIRLNKSQPAVSHALARLRHLLDDPLLVRRAGGLEPTARAMEIAPALTEALDRMRHLLAPAGFDPATERRTFRLAMSDYGAAVILPALLPLLRARAPHVDLVVSQASREVMASQIVDGESDLAFGVFPDLDRSVRSHRLFDEHFACLADAASLGAEKAMDLATYLGRPHALVDLRPERQSEVDKALAELGHKRRLCLVIPHWGVAPRLIAGTDLVLTVASRILPAPDNGLCVFAPPFEIPAFEFTQIWHKRRDGDPAHQWLRSQLQHLLDG; via the coding sequence ATGAATAGTCTCGCTGGTATCGATCTCAACCTCCTCGTCGTGCTGGAGGCCTTGCTTGCCGAACGCCACGTCTCGCGGGCGGCAATACGCTTGAACAAGAGCCAGCCAGCCGTCAGCCATGCGCTCGCCAGGTTGCGCCACCTTCTCGATGACCCGCTGCTGGTCAGGCGGGCGGGTGGCCTCGAGCCGACGGCACGCGCCATGGAAATCGCGCCGGCCCTGACCGAAGCGCTCGACCGCATGCGGCACCTCCTGGCACCGGCCGGCTTCGACCCGGCGACGGAGCGCCGAACGTTTCGGCTCGCCATGTCGGACTATGGCGCCGCCGTCATCCTGCCGGCCCTGCTGCCGCTCCTGCGGGCGCGGGCGCCGCATGTCGACCTCGTGGTCAGCCAGGCGAGCCGCGAGGTGATGGCTTCGCAAATCGTCGACGGCGAGAGCGATCTTGCCTTCGGCGTCTTTCCAGACCTCGATCGATCCGTGCGCTCGCATCGGCTGTTCGACGAGCACTTTGCCTGTCTCGCCGATGCGGCAAGCCTTGGCGCCGAGAAGGCGATGGATCTGGCGACCTATCTGGGCCGGCCGCACGCGCTGGTCGATTTGCGGCCCGAGCGTCAGAGCGAAGTCGACAAGGCTTTGGCCGAACTGGGCCACAAGCGGCGGCTCTGCCTCGTCATCCCGCATTGGGGCGTGGCGCCGCGCCTGATCGCCGGCACCGACCTGGTGCTGACCGTTGCCAGCCGGATACTGCCGGCGCCGGACAACGGGCTTTGCGTGTTCGCCCCTCCCTTCGAGATTCCGGCCTTTGAGTTCACGCAGATCTGGCACAAGCGGCGGGACGGTGACCCGGCACACCAATGGCTGCGATCGCAGCTTCAGCATCTGCTTGACGGTTGA
- a CDS encoding VOC family protein, whose protein sequence is MTPHLVLRVARPTNDLAAVIRFYRDGLGFQELFRFSGHDGFDGVMLGQPGDVYHFEFTHAHGHDAGRAPTADNLVVFYMPDRDAWEAAVQRMKDHGYATVPSFNPYWDRQGVTFEDCDGYRVVLQNADWHAVAQQA, encoded by the coding sequence ATGACACCTCATCTCGTCCTGCGCGTGGCGCGGCCGACGAACGATCTTGCCGCGGTCATCCGCTTCTATCGGGATGGTCTTGGTTTCCAGGAGCTGTTTCGCTTCAGCGGCCATGACGGCTTCGACGGCGTCATGCTCGGGCAGCCCGGTGACGTCTATCATTTCGAATTCACCCACGCCCATGGCCACGACGCCGGCAGGGCGCCGACAGCGGACAATCTGGTCGTCTTCTACATGCCGGATCGTGACGCCTGGGAAGCCGCCGTGCAGCGCATGAAGGATCACGGCTATGCCACCGTGCCGTCCTTCAATCCCTACTGGGACAGGCAAGGGGTCACCTTCGAGGATTGCGACGGCTATCGCGTCGTGTTGCAGAACGCCGATTGGCACGCCGTCGCGCAGCAGGCCTAG
- a CDS encoding homocysteine S-methyltransferase family protein has protein sequence MKKVILTDGGMGQELVRRSQSEPTPLWSARVLIDEPDLVRDLHAEFIRAGARVITINTYSATPERLAREGAEDLFKPLQKRGIELARQARDEAGEATIAGCLSPLFGSYAPALTISYQDTLDIYRRIVAEQADGVDLFLCETMASTEEARAAVTAASESGKPVWVSWTLADHGKPRLRSGETIEAAASALDDLSVAARLLNCCRPEAIAAALPELIELGGPVGAYANGFTSTEALKHGGTVDVLHARHDLGPDAYADQAIGWVEAGADIVGGCCEVGPPHIAALRDRLEQAGYEISGVLHA, from the coding sequence ATGAAGAAAGTCATCCTCACCGATGGCGGCATGGGCCAGGAACTGGTCCGCCGCAGCCAATCCGAGCCGACGCCGCTATGGTCGGCCAGGGTGCTGATCGACGAGCCGGATCTGGTGCGTGACCTGCACGCGGAATTCATCCGTGCCGGCGCCCGTGTCATCACCATCAACACCTATTCGGCGACACCCGAACGCCTGGCGCGCGAGGGCGCGGAAGACCTCTTCAAGCCGTTGCAGAAACGCGGCATCGAATTGGCCAGGCAGGCTCGCGACGAGGCCGGTGAGGCAACCATCGCCGGCTGCCTGTCGCCGCTGTTCGGCAGCTATGCGCCGGCACTGACCATTTCATATCAGGATACGCTCGACATCTACCGCCGCATCGTTGCCGAGCAGGCGGATGGCGTCGACCTGTTCCTGTGCGAAACCATGGCGTCCACCGAGGAGGCACGCGCGGCAGTCACCGCGGCATCGGAAAGCGGCAAGCCGGTATGGGTCTCGTGGACGCTGGCCGACCACGGCAAGCCGCGACTGCGCAGTGGCGAGACGATAGAAGCAGCGGCAAGCGCGCTTGACGACCTGAGCGTCGCGGCGCGGCTGCTCAACTGCTGCCGGCCCGAAGCGATCGCCGCGGCCTTGCCTGAACTGATCGAACTCGGCGGCCCGGTCGGCGCCTATGCCAATGGCTTCACCTCCACCGAAGCGCTCAAGCATGGCGGCACCGTCGATGTGCTGCATGCCCGTCACGACCTTGGTCCGGACGCCTATGCCGACCAGGCGATCGGCTGGGTCGAGGCCGGCGCTGACATTGTCGGCGGCTGCTGTGAAGTCGGACCGCCGCATATCGCTGCTCTGCGCGACCGGCTCGAACAAGCCGGCTACGAAATTTCGGGAGTTTTGCATGCCTAG
- a CDS encoding FAD-dependent oxidoreductase, whose amino-acid sequence MTAKAIPAKARAVIIGGGVSGCSVAYHLAKLGWTDIVLLERKQLTSGTTWHAAGLIGQLRGSQNMTRLAKYSADLYVKLEAETEVGTGMRQVGSITVALTEERKHEIYRQASLARAFDVDVREISPNEVKQMYPHLNISDVVGAVHLPLDGQCDPANIAMALAKGARQRGATIVENVKVTKVHTKAGRVTGVSWAQGEDQGTIEADIVVNCAGMWARELGAQNGVTIPLHACEHFYLVTEPIPGLTRLPVLRVPDECAYYKEDAGKMMLGAFEPVAKPWGMDGIREDFCFDQLPEDMDHFEPILEMGVNRMPMLATAGIHTFFNGPESFTPDDRYYLGEAPELSGYWMATGYNSIGIVSSGGAGMALAQWINDGEAPFDLWEVDIRRAQPFQKNRRYLKERVSETLGLLYADHFPYRQMATSRNVRRSPLHEHLKARGAVFGEVAGWERANWFAREGQEREYRYSWKRQNWFDNQREEHLAVRNGVGLFDMTSFGKIRVEGRDACAFLQKLCANDMDVAPGKIVYTQMLNQRGGIESDLTVSRLSETAFFLVVPGATLQRDLAWLRRHITDEFVVVTDVTAAESVLCLMGPDARKLIQKVSPNDFSNETNPFGTFQEIEIGMGLARAHRVTYVGELGWELYVSTDQAAHVFEAIDEAGADVGLKLCGLHTLDSCRIEKAFRHFGHDITDEDHVLEAGLGFAVKTAKGDFIGRDAVLRKREAGLNRRLVQFRLKDPEPLLFHNEAILRDGKIVGPITSGNYGHHLGGAVGLGYIECQGESEADVLGSSYEIEIAGERFAAEASLKPMYDPKAERVKM is encoded by the coding sequence ATGACCGCCAAAGCCATTCCCGCCAAAGCGAGGGCCGTCATCATCGGTGGCGGCGTTTCCGGCTGCTCGGTCGCCTATCATCTGGCAAAGCTCGGCTGGACCGACATCGTGCTGCTGGAGCGCAAGCAGCTGACGTCAGGCACGACATGGCATGCCGCCGGCCTGATCGGCCAGTTGCGCGGTTCGCAGAACATGACCCGGCTGGCGAAATATTCCGCCGACCTCTACGTCAAGCTGGAAGCCGAGACCGAAGTCGGCACCGGCATGCGCCAGGTCGGCTCGATCACCGTGGCGCTGACCGAGGAACGCAAGCACGAGATTTACAGGCAGGCGTCGCTCGCCCGCGCCTTCGATGTCGATGTCCGCGAGATTTCTCCCAATGAAGTCAAGCAGATGTATCCGCATCTGAATATCTCCGACGTCGTCGGCGCCGTGCATCTGCCGCTCGACGGCCAGTGCGACCCCGCCAACATCGCCATGGCGCTGGCCAAGGGCGCGCGCCAGCGCGGCGCCACCATCGTCGAGAATGTGAAGGTGACGAAAGTTCACACCAAGGCAGGCCGTGTCACCGGCGTGTCCTGGGCACAGGGCGAAGACCAAGGCACCATCGAAGCCGACATCGTCGTCAACTGCGCCGGCATGTGGGCGCGCGAACTGGGAGCGCAGAACGGCGTCACCATCCCGCTGCACGCCTGCGAGCATTTTTATCTCGTCACCGAGCCGATCCCCGGCCTCACTCGTCTGCCGGTGCTGCGCGTGCCCGACGAGTGCGCCTACTACAAGGAAGACGCCGGCAAGATGATGCTCGGCGCCTTCGAGCCGGTGGCAAAGCCATGGGGCATGGACGGCATCCGCGAGGATTTCTGCTTCGACCAACTGCCCGAGGATATGGACCACTTCGAGCCGATCCTCGAAATGGGCGTCAACCGCATGCCGATGCTGGCAACCGCCGGCATCCACACCTTCTTCAACGGGCCGGAGAGTTTTACCCCCGACGACCGCTACTATCTCGGCGAGGCGCCGGAGCTGTCCGGCTACTGGATGGCGACCGGCTACAATTCGATCGGCATCGTCTCCTCCGGCGGCGCCGGCATGGCGCTGGCGCAGTGGATCAATGACGGCGAAGCCCCGTTCGACCTCTGGGAAGTCGACATCCGCCGCGCCCAGCCATTCCAGAAGAATCGCCGCTATCTCAAAGAGCGCGTCTCCGAGACGCTCGGCCTGCTCTACGCCGACCATTTCCCCTATCGACAGATGGCAACGTCGAGGAATGTCAGGCGCTCGCCTTTGCATGAACATCTGAAAGCGCGCGGCGCCGTGTTTGGCGAGGTCGCCGGCTGGGAGCGCGCCAACTGGTTCGCCCGCGAAGGACAGGAGCGCGAGTACCGCTATTCCTGGAAACGGCAGAACTGGTTCGACAACCAGCGCGAAGAACATCTGGCGGTCAGGAACGGCGTCGGCCTGTTTGACATGACCTCTTTCGGCAAGATCCGTGTCGAGGGCCGCGACGCCTGTGCTTTCTTGCAAAAGCTCTGCGCCAACGACATGGACGTCGCGCCGGGCAAGATCGTCTACACCCAGATGCTCAACCAGCGCGGCGGCATCGAGAGCGACCTGACGGTGTCGCGGCTGTCCGAGACGGCGTTCTTTCTCGTTGTGCCGGGCGCCACGCTGCAGCGCGACTTGGCCTGGTTGCGCAGACATATCACCGACGAATTCGTCGTCGTCACCGACGTAACGGCGGCCGAAAGCGTGCTCTGCCTGATGGGACCGGACGCGCGAAAACTGATCCAGAAGGTCAGTCCGAACGATTTCTCCAACGAAACCAATCCGTTCGGCACGTTCCAGGAGATCGAAATCGGTATGGGCCTGGCCCGCGCGCATCGCGTCACCTATGTCGGCGAACTCGGCTGGGAGCTCTATGTCTCGACCGACCAGGCGGCCCATGTTTTCGAGGCAATCGACGAGGCCGGCGCGGATGTCGGCCTGAAGCTCTGCGGCCTGCACACGCTGGATTCCTGCCGCATCGAAAAGGCTTTTCGGCATTTCGGCCACGACATCACCGATGAGGACCATGTGCTGGAAGCCGGCCTTGGCTTCGCCGTGAAGACGGCCAAGGGCGACTTCATCGGCCGTGATGCCGTGCTGCGGAAGAGGGAAGCGGGGCTGAACCGCCGGCTCGTCCAGTTCCGGCTGAAGGATCCAGAGCCGCTGCTTTTCCACAACGAGGCGATCCTGCGCGACGGCAAGATCGTCGGTCCGATCACCTCGGGCAATTATGGCCATCACCTCGGCGGCGCCGTCGGGTTGGGCTATATCGAGTGCCAGGGCGAGAGCGAGGCGGACGTGCTGGGCTCATCCTATGAGATCGAGATCGCCGGTGAGCGTTTCGCGGCGGAAGCGTCGCTGAAGCCGATGTATGACCCGAAGGCCGAGCGGGTGAAGATGTAG
- a CDS encoding helix-turn-helix domain-containing protein yields the protein MLAGDIRALRRGRGLTLAEIGLKLGRSVGWVSQVERGLSTPSLSDLRAFAELFGVPISLFFSHDVPVESERGVVVRAGRRRTLGTSESGLVEELLSPDLGGSFEMVRSVFAPGAELKIEAQRPTEEAGYVASGLFDIEIAGIWHRLGEGDSFRFEGKPYRWRNPGAEPAIVIWVVSPPVY from the coding sequence GTGCTGGCCGGCGATATCAGGGCCTTGCGCAGGGGGCGCGGGCTGACGCTCGCCGAGATCGGCCTGAAGCTTGGCCGTTCGGTCGGCTGGGTCAGCCAGGTCGAGCGTGGCCTGTCGACGCCGTCGCTCAGTGATCTCAGAGCATTTGCCGAACTGTTCGGCGTGCCGATCAGCCTGTTCTTCAGCCATGACGTGCCTGTCGAAAGCGAGCGCGGCGTGGTTGTGCGTGCCGGCCGGCGCCGCACGCTTGGCACAAGCGAATCCGGCCTGGTGGAGGAGCTTCTGTCGCCCGATCTCGGCGGTAGCTTCGAGATGGTACGTTCGGTCTTCGCGCCGGGCGCCGAACTGAAGATCGAGGCGCAGCGGCCCACCGAGGAAGCCGGATACGTCGCGTCCGGACTGTTCGACATCGAGATAGCAGGCATCTGGCATCGGCTTGGCGAAGGCGACTCCTTTCGCTTCGAAGGCAAGCCCTACCGCTGGCGCAATCCGGGTGCGGAGCCGGCAATTGTCATCTGGGTGGTTTCGCCGCCGGTTTACTAA
- a CDS encoding pyridoxal phosphate-dependent aminotransferase, whose protein sequence is MPRPSSRISGIVPSGKDGWEVHSAAWARKEAGEDIIMLSVGDHDFDTPSQTIEACVTAVRGSNHHYTPLSGLPRLRKAMAAASSACTGVETTPDQVIATPGGQAALYAAVQAVLDQEDHAIVVAPYYATYPNTFSAAGASFTVVETPAEDGFQPRAEMIRAALRPNTRAILINTPNNPTGAVYSRERLEQLAEICREHDLWLLSDEVYWTLGGGEHVSPRSLPGMAERTLVINSMSKSHGMTGWRMGWLTGPEAMITLLTNLNLVTTYGLPAFISIACAEALENRYGVKDIAERYAARRSVFLDAVRGMNDVTVRGSEGGMYVMLDISAVEPDDETFAFAFLDKENVGVMPGSSFGEAAAGHIRISLCQPEPMLQEAALRLRRFASSYRREAA, encoded by the coding sequence ATGCCTAGACCATCATCGCGCATTTCCGGCATCGTGCCCTCCGGCAAGGACGGCTGGGAAGTCCATTCGGCTGCCTGGGCCCGCAAGGAGGCCGGCGAGGACATCATCATGCTGTCGGTCGGCGATCACGACTTCGACACACCTTCGCAAACGATCGAAGCGTGCGTGACCGCGGTTCGCGGCAGCAATCACCACTACACGCCGCTTTCCGGCCTGCCGCGCCTGCGCAAGGCGATGGCGGCTGCCTCGAGCGCCTGCACCGGCGTCGAGACGACGCCGGATCAAGTTATCGCCACGCCGGGCGGCCAGGCCGCCCTCTACGCGGCCGTGCAAGCAGTGCTCGACCAGGAGGACCACGCCATCGTCGTAGCGCCCTACTACGCCACCTATCCCAACACGTTCAGCGCCGCCGGCGCCAGTTTCACCGTGGTCGAGACACCGGCCGAGGACGGCTTCCAGCCGCGTGCCGAGATGATCCGCGCGGCACTCCGGCCCAACACGCGCGCCATCCTGATCAACACGCCGAACAACCCCACCGGCGCGGTCTATTCGCGAGAGCGGCTGGAGCAACTTGCCGAGATTTGCCGGGAGCATGACCTCTGGCTGCTGTCGGACGAAGTCTATTGGACGCTGGGCGGCGGCGAGCACGTCTCGCCACGCTCGCTGCCAGGGATGGCCGAGCGCACTCTGGTCATCAATTCGATGTCCAAGAGCCACGGCATGACCGGCTGGCGCATGGGCTGGCTGACAGGTCCTGAAGCGATGATCACGCTGCTCACCAATCTCAATCTGGTGACGACTTACGGCCTGCCGGCCTTCATCTCGATCGCCTGCGCCGAGGCGCTTGAGAACCGCTATGGCGTCAAGGACATCGCCGAACGCTATGCGGCGCGCCGCTCCGTGTTCCTCGATGCCGTGCGCGGTATGAACGACGTCACCGTGCGCGGTTCCGAAGGCGGCATGTATGTCATGCTCGACATATCCGCCGTCGAACCCGACGACGAGACATTCGCCTTCGCTTTCCTCGACAAGGAGAACGTCGGCGTGATGCCGGGTTCCAGCTTCGGTGAAGCCGCCGCCGGCCATATCCGCATCAGCCTCTGCCAGCCCGAACCCATGCTGCAAGAAGCAGCGCTCCGGCTGCGCCGTTTCGCTTCCAGCTACCGCCGCGAGGCCGCATGA
- a CDS encoding DMT family transporter, whose product MPSAFSFLVAALLAGAAVPFQAGANAMLGRLLGHPLWATFVSLGVSVVLIVPVMIAFRLPVPSVGMALKGPWWIWIGGAAGVVYITAALLLAPRLGAASFIVAVIAGQMVASLVIDHFALMSFAHRPVNIARFAGLAFIIAGLVVTQWASTIAPQAAQPGSHPTQKGDAQ is encoded by the coding sequence ATGCCCAGCGCCTTTTCCTTTCTGGTCGCCGCCTTGCTGGCGGGGGCCGCCGTGCCCTTCCAGGCAGGGGCGAACGCCATGCTTGGCCGCCTGCTTGGCCATCCGCTGTGGGCGACCTTCGTCTCGCTGGGTGTCAGCGTCGTGCTGATCGTCCCGGTCATGATAGCCTTCAGGCTGCCGGTTCCTTCCGTCGGGATGGCGCTCAAAGGTCCGTGGTGGATCTGGATCGGCGGCGCGGCAGGCGTGGTCTACATCACCGCCGCACTGCTGCTGGCGCCGAGACTCGGTGCCGCGAGCTTCATCGTTGCCGTTATTGCCGGCCAGATGGTCGCCTCGCTGGTCATCGATCATTTCGCCTTGATGAGCTTTGCCCATCGGCCGGTGAATATTGCCCGCTTCGCCGGACTTGCGTTCATCATAGCCGGGCTCGTCGTAACGCAATGGGCAAGCACGATTGCCCCGCAGGCAGCCCAGCCCGGTTCGCATCCAACCCAAAAAGGAGACGCCCAATGA
- a CDS encoding FAD-dependent oxidoreductase — MAGLPSTARVVIIGGGAVGTSSLYHLAKAGWTDCVLLEKNELTSGSTWHAAGNVPTFSSSWSLMNMQRYSTELYRGLADAVDYPMNYHVTGSLRLAHTKERMQEFQRAKGMGRYQGMDIDIVGVDEIQRRYPFIETHDLKGALYDPSDGDIDPAQLTQALAKGARDMGAKIIRFCPVTGVRRENDEWVVETAQGEIRCEIVVNAAGYRAAEVGRMFGRDVPMMVMSHQYILFEEIPELAAWSKEQGKKLPLLRDVDTSYYLRQEKNGMNLGPYERNCRAHWATHNDPMPEDFSFQLFPDDLDRLEHYLADAVARVPILGTAGLSKVINGPIPYTPDGNPLIGPMPGVPNAFEACVFTFGIAQGGGAGKVLAEWVTEGQTEWDMWSCDPRRFTSFASAPDYCVAKGMEIYGNEYAIQFPRHAWPEGRDRKLSPIHDRIKALGGRFDAYNGWERATWYAQDGDDVSEEATLTFRREGPWHHRVREECLAVRDAAGILDLPGFSRFNLEGPGAAEWLSLQVTGLVPKPGRIGLVYFADDKGRIVTEMSVVRHDENVMTLITAAVAQWHDFEWLKSRMPKDAPFRLIDRTEEFSTQILAGPNSRKILADVCEADLTLPWLTHQETKIAGRWAKLVRVSFAGELGWEIHTRVDDTAAIFDAICAAGQQHGLKPFGMYALDSLRLEKGYRTWKGDLSTDYSILQGGFERFVKWDKPDFRGKAALLNEKQQGVKKRFVTLVVENPGDCDAPSVSTLWHDGKIVGETTSGGWGHRIDKSIALGMLRADLAEPGTAIEVEIFGDRFQAIVQKDEPLWDPRNERLRA; from the coding sequence ATGGCGGGTTTGCCGAGCACGGCGCGCGTGGTGATCATCGGAGGCGGCGCCGTCGGCACCTCCTCGCTCTATCATCTCGCCAAGGCGGGTTGGACCGACTGCGTGCTGCTCGAAAAGAACGAGCTGACCTCCGGCTCGACCTGGCATGCCGCCGGCAACGTGCCGACCTTCTCTTCGTCCTGGTCGCTGATGAACATGCAGCGCTATTCGACCGAGCTTTATCGCGGGCTGGCCGACGCGGTCGACTATCCCATGAACTATCACGTCACCGGCTCGCTGCGCCTTGCTCATACGAAAGAGCGCATGCAGGAATTCCAGCGCGCCAAGGGCATGGGCCGCTACCAGGGCATGGACATCGACATTGTCGGCGTCGACGAGATCCAGCGCCGCTATCCTTTCATCGAGACGCACGACCTGAAAGGCGCGCTCTACGATCCGAGTGACGGCGACATCGACCCGGCGCAGCTCACCCAGGCGCTGGCCAAGGGCGCGCGCGACATGGGCGCGAAGATCATCCGCTTCTGCCCGGTCACAGGCGTGCGCCGTGAGAACGACGAATGGGTGGTCGAGACGGCACAAGGCGAGATCCGCTGCGAGATCGTCGTCAATGCCGCCGGCTACCGCGCCGCCGAAGTCGGCCGGATGTTCGGCCGCGACGTGCCGATGATGGTGATGAGCCACCAGTACATCCTGTTCGAGGAGATCCCCGAACTGGCGGCATGGTCGAAAGAACAGGGCAAAAAGCTGCCGCTGCTGCGCGACGTCGATACCTCCTACTACCTGCGCCAGGAAAAGAACGGCATGAATCTCGGCCCCTATGAGCGCAATTGCCGTGCGCACTGGGCGACCCACAACGATCCGATGCCGGAGGATTTTTCCTTCCAACTGTTCCCCGACGATCTCGACCGGCTGGAACATTACCTGGCCGACGCCGTCGCCCGCGTGCCGATCCTTGGCACCGCCGGCCTGTCCAAGGTCATCAACGGGCCGATCCCCTACACGCCGGACGGCAATCCGCTGATCGGGCCGATGCCCGGCGTTCCCAACGCTTTCGAGGCCTGCGTCTTCACCTTCGGCATCGCCCAGGGCGGCGGCGCCGGCAAGGTGCTGGCCGAATGGGTGACCGAGGGCCAGACCGAATGGGACATGTGGTCGTGCGATCCGCGCCGCTTCACGTCCTTTGCCTCGGCGCCGGACTATTGCGTCGCCAAGGGCATGGAGATCTACGGCAACGAATACGCCATCCAGTTTCCGCGCCATGCCTGGCCGGAAGGCCGCGACCGTAAGCTGTCGCCGATCCATGATCGCATCAAGGCGCTCGGCGGCCGCTTCGATGCCTACAATGGCTGGGAGCGCGCCACCTGGTATGCGCAGGACGGCGATGATGTTTCGGAGGAAGCGACACTGACCTTCCGCCGCGAAGGACCGTGGCACCATCGGGTGCGTGAAGAATGCCTGGCCGTGCGTGACGCCGCCGGCATTTTGGACCTGCCGGGCTTCTCCCGCTTCAACCTGGAAGGCCCGGGTGCCGCCGAATGGCTCAGCCTGCAGGTCACCGGGCTGGTGCCGAAGCCAGGCCGCATCGGCCTCGTCTATTTCGCCGACGACAAGGGCCGCATCGTGACTGAAATGTCCGTCGTGCGCCACGACGAGAACGTGATGACGCTGATCACCGCGGCGGTCGCGCAATGGCATGATTTCGAGTGGTTGAAGTCGCGCATGCCCAAGGACGCGCCGTTCAGGCTGATCGACCGGACAGAGGAATTCTCGACCCAGATCCTGGCTGGCCCCAACTCGCGAAAAATCCTCGCCGATGTCTGCGAAGCCGACCTCACTTTGCCATGGTTGACGCATCAGGAGACAAAGATCGCCGGTCGCTGGGCGAAGCTTGTGCGCGTCTCCTTCGCCGGCGAACTCGGCTGGGAAATCCACACAAGGGTGGACGACACCGCTGCTATCTTCGATGCCATCTGCGCGGCAGGCCAGCAGCACGGGCTGAAGCCGTTCGGCATGTATGCGCTGGATTCGCTGCGGCTCGAAAAAGGCTACCGCACCTGGAAGGGTGACCTGTCGACCGACTATTCGATCCTGCAAGGCGGGTTCGAACGCTTCGTCAAATGGGACAAGCCCGATTTCCGTGGCAAGGCGGCGTTGCTGAACGAAAAGCAGCAAGGCGTGAAGAAGCGCTTCGTCACGCTGGTCGTCGAGAACCCCGGCGATTGTGACGCCCCTTCGGTGTCGACGCTGTGGCATGACGGCAAGATCGTCGGCGAGACGACGTCGGGCGGCTGGGGCCATCGCATCGACAAATCGATCGCGCTCGGCATGCTGCGCGCCGACCTGGCCGAGCCGGGCACTGCAATCGAAGTCGAAATCTTCGGTGACCGTTTTCAGGCGATCGTGCAGAAGGACGAGCCACTGTGGGATCCGAGGAACGAAAGGCTGCGCGCATGA